In Pelosinus sp. UFO1, one genomic interval encodes:
- a CDS encoding amino acid ABC transporter ATP-binding protein gives MIKVQGLNKHFGSLHVLKDINLTVGSGEKVVVIGPSGSGKSTLIRCMNLLETPSAGQILIDGVDITAPKAPVTKVRESVAMVFQQFNLYPHKTVLENLTLAPTLIKKVSRDEASESGLAFLDRVGLKEKADVYPAQLSGGQQQRVAIARALNMKPNIMLFDEPTSALDPEMIQEVLDVMIDLAKEGITMVVVTHEMGFAKQVADQVIFMDGGQILEKGSPEHFFTNPEHDRTKLFLSRIIR, from the coding sequence ATTAACCTTACTGTAGGTAGCGGCGAAAAGGTCGTCGTCATTGGCCCCAGCGGTTCAGGAAAAAGCACCTTAATTCGGTGCATGAATCTACTAGAAACACCAAGTGCAGGTCAAATATTGATTGATGGCGTTGATATTACGGCTCCTAAAGCGCCTGTAACGAAGGTTAGAGAATCAGTTGCCATGGTCTTTCAGCAATTCAACCTATATCCTCATAAGACTGTCCTGGAAAACTTAACATTGGCGCCAACCTTAATAAAAAAAGTCTCCCGTGACGAGGCTAGCGAATCAGGTTTAGCCTTTTTAGACAGAGTAGGGCTTAAAGAAAAAGCAGATGTTTATCCTGCTCAACTTTCTGGTGGTCAGCAACAACGGGTAGCCATTGCTAGAGCTCTAAACATGAAGCCTAATATTATGCTTTTTGATGAACCAACCTCGGCGCTTGATCCCGAAATGATTCAAGAGGTATTAGATGTTATGATTGATCTTGCCAAGGAAGGTATCACGATGGTAGTCGTAACTCATGAGATGGGTTTTGCTAAACAAGTAGCAGATCAAGTTATTTTTATGGACGGTGGCCAAATCCTAGAAAAAGGATCTCCAGAGCATTTTTTCACCAACCCAGAACATGACCGTACAAAATTATTTTTAAGCCGTATTATTCGATAG